The following proteins are encoded in a genomic region of Gloeomargarita sp. SKYB120:
- a CDS encoding peptidoglycan DD-metalloendopeptidase family protein: MKVTWLAPGTVGFSLLAVPTHAARLQQWHFNPDTYVLELRTEGAIQPRVQILSQPLRVVIDLPHTLWSLGRDSQSWQRGQVRQVRVAQFDETTTRVVVEFHPGVTFSAQDVQVEALGEGRWRVQLPSGVVAAAPGMPEFGLASRTKALVQGVRVTEAGIFLQTYGRSGGTRVQRSPDNRQVWIDLGNTALSPSYQPQPLPELARLGVQNLRLVQIAQQPPVTRVILQVQPGHTQWQAHVQQVGRLGGILLARGGDLPPLAEAVTAPDKWGIASDPQPVALLRPEMQPQSWALGSFPVENFQAYTSPFGPRGRGFHYGLDLAAPEGSYVRSWWDGRIVDIFNDPACGTGIVIRSGRWEHIYCHLRGRAARDSQGVYLLDPSSGLNIRQGQWVTAGMRIGRVGMTGRTTGPHLHWGLRHDGRWIDPAVVLREMYAQQNRERLAS, encoded by the coding sequence ATGAAAGTGACCTGGCTCGCTCCGGGTACAGTGGGGTTTTCGTTGCTGGCCGTGCCCACCCATGCTGCGCGTCTGCAACAGTGGCACTTCAACCCGGATACCTACGTTTTAGAACTGAGAACCGAGGGCGCCATCCAGCCGCGCGTCCAGATTCTCTCCCAACCGCTGCGGGTGGTGATTGATTTACCGCACACGCTCTGGTCACTGGGACGGGACAGCCAGAGCTGGCAACGCGGGCAAGTTCGCCAGGTGCGGGTCGCCCAGTTTGACGAGACAACGACACGGGTGGTGGTGGAGTTCCATCCGGGTGTCACCTTCTCGGCCCAAGACGTTCAGGTGGAAGCCCTAGGCGAGGGACGGTGGCGGGTCCAGTTGCCGAGCGGAGTGGTCGCCGCAGCGCCAGGGATGCCGGAATTCGGCCTCGCCAGCAGAACCAAAGCCCTTGTGCAGGGGGTGCGGGTCACTGAGGCCGGTATTTTTCTGCAAACCTATGGACGCAGTGGCGGGACGCGGGTGCAACGCAGCCCTGACAACCGCCAGGTGTGGATTGATCTGGGCAATACAGCCCTGTCGCCGAGCTACCAACCACAGCCCTTGCCGGAGCTGGCGCGACTGGGAGTGCAAAATCTACGTTTGGTGCAGATTGCCCAACAACCGCCAGTGACCCGGGTAATCTTGCAGGTGCAGCCAGGCCACACCCAATGGCAAGCCCATGTGCAGCAAGTGGGCCGCTTGGGCGGTATCCTGCTGGCACGCGGAGGGGACCTTCCGCCCTTGGCCGAGGCGGTGACCGCGCCGGACAAATGGGGCATTGCCTCCGACCCTCAACCGGTCGCCCTCCTGCGTCCAGAGATGCAGCCCCAATCCTGGGCGTTGGGGTCCTTCCCAGTGGAAAACTTCCAAGCCTATACATCTCCCTTTGGTCCCCGTGGCCGAGGCTTTCACTACGGCCTGGACTTGGCGGCTCCCGAAGGCAGCTACGTCCGTAGTTGGTGGGACGGGCGGATTGTGGATATTTTCAATGACCCCGCCTGTGGGACGGGCATCGTCATCCGGTCAGGCCGCTGGGAGCATATTTACTGCCACCTGCGGGGCCGGGCGGCGCGCGACAGCCAGGGGGTTTATCTGCTCGACCCCTCCAGCGGTTTGAACATTCGCCAGGGGCAATGGGTGACCGCCGGGATGCGCATTGGGCGGGTGGGTATGACAGGACGCACCACGGGACCCCATCTGCACTGGGGGTTACGCCACGATGGGCGTTGGATTGACCCGGCGGTTGTCCTGCGAGAAATGTACGCCCAGCAAAACCGGGAACGGTTGGCCTCCTAG